A DNA window from Amycolatopsis sp. DSM 110486 contains the following coding sequences:
- a CDS encoding WXG100 family type VII secretion target, which translates to MSPGRFDFTDADEILDRMGRTTGGIRAVLAELESTVERDMAGWTPEAQARYWAAKQAWTEAVGRMPDCVERAREAFREIAGNSGAAGPGACGVCTEV; encoded by the coding sequence ATGAGTCCAGGGCGTTTCGACTTCACCGACGCCGACGAGATCCTCGACCGGATGGGCAGGACGACCGGCGGGATCCGGGCCGTGCTGGCGGAGCTGGAGTCCACTGTGGAACGGGATATGGCGGGCTGGACGCCGGAGGCGCAGGCGCGCTACTGGGCGGCCAAGCAGGCCTGGACCGAGGCCGTCGGCCGCATGCCCGACTGCGTCGAGCGGGCGCGGGAGGCGTTCCGGGAGATCGCCGGCAATTCCGGCGCGGCGGGGCCGGGCGCGTGCGGGGTGTGCACCGAGGTGTGA
- a CDS encoding BTAD domain-containing putative transcriptional regulator, whose product MSAADGAAGGITAPKIRLLGPVRAWRGGTELDSTELNSAEPNGTELDLGSAHRRTVLAVLAMSPNRTVSREELIDAVWGDSPPASAQGSIYTYISGLRRALEPGRVKGTGRQLLASIGSGYSLCVAPGTVDVHHFEALRDKAQRHLSAGERGPALAKLDEALALWHGEPLQNLPGPFAASQRTRLEELRLATVERRAEVVLDNGGHLELVDELLESARENPFREPLHGLLMRALALGDRRTEALAVYTDLQDKLIEGFGTEPGPALRELYERLLGGGSVVETPAPAPRPAPAPARVPRFPLPVLPPRAEIFFDRASETLLLREAVAGLAGGLGRSVWVEGEPGIGKTALLAETLSMAQDAGVKPLFASADALDQRFALRPLLDALGVHPRASDLRRAELAVALAENPGADPVEGILGLVRELCTDEPLALVVDDLQWADDTTLRLWRYLSRETRRLPLLLIGACRPVPRPAELDGLRAELAADGTELLTLGPLPEIAIRDLAGDLAGAPPGQVLRTLISFASGNPRYAKEIVETLLSNAMILLDGAQAIVDGNSCRTIPAPLGSRITLYLSFLSSGTRDVLRWAALLGKEFSLSDIAIATERQATALVGAVEEALAAGVLTESDELLAFRHPLLRRVLYEKTPAAMRVALHRQLAEAFQGAGASPERVAEQLAAAPVQVDPWVTGWLTAHIGTVATEAPRMAVDLLKHVVTQASLPADAREPLTATLARLLFWLGREPEAEARSVVARTEDSRQAAEMRWILAYIYYRRGEFAEASEEVRRTLSDPNVPEMWRGRHETLRATLERLAVDETSEPDLSELGVLDGLDDAAEPLSTARRLAATRAVPGEMHLAGAVHYYWRGRWPEALAELDTVIKGGAETASYVLRSPGSALLVHGVGALIASHRDEPEEASAHLDAASHQHWPQGLEPNGGDYLLAAEAQLSELEGNPEAALAALKPLLDQGYPPSARQQWLPDLVRLAMQLGETHYAYQALRLVGDTDGSDVPPAHTAAAAHCRGLVAGDPDAILGAAAHYEAAGRVLKHARATEDAAILLAEHGRLDEARSAFRAALTSYTALGAAWDVRRAETRMHPHGIRRATPVRSRAAGE is encoded by the coding sequence ATGTCGGCAGCGGACGGCGCGGCAGGCGGTATCACCGCGCCGAAGATCCGGCTGCTCGGCCCGGTCCGCGCCTGGCGCGGCGGCACAGAACTCGACAGCACCGAACTGAACAGCGCCGAACCGAACGGCACTGAACTCGATCTCGGCTCCGCCCACCGCCGCACGGTTCTCGCGGTGCTGGCGATGTCGCCCAACCGCACCGTTTCCCGCGAAGAGCTGATCGACGCCGTGTGGGGCGACTCGCCCCCGGCCAGCGCGCAGGGCAGCATCTACACCTACATCTCCGGCCTGCGCCGCGCGCTCGAGCCCGGCCGCGTGAAGGGCACCGGGCGACAGCTGCTCGCGTCCATCGGGTCGGGTTACTCGCTGTGTGTGGCGCCCGGAACCGTCGACGTGCACCACTTCGAGGCCCTGCGCGACAAGGCTCAGCGCCACCTGTCGGCCGGCGAACGCGGCCCGGCCCTGGCGAAGCTCGACGAAGCGCTCGCGCTGTGGCACGGCGAGCCGCTGCAGAACCTGCCCGGCCCGTTCGCGGCGTCGCAGCGCACCCGGCTGGAGGAGCTGCGCCTCGCGACGGTCGAGCGTCGCGCGGAGGTCGTGCTCGACAACGGCGGGCACCTGGAGCTCGTCGACGAGCTGCTCGAGTCGGCGCGCGAAAACCCGTTCCGCGAACCGCTGCACGGGCTGCTCATGCGAGCGCTCGCGCTCGGCGACCGTCGCACCGAAGCGCTGGCCGTGTACACGGACTTGCAGGACAAGCTGATCGAGGGCTTCGGCACCGAGCCGGGCCCGGCGCTGCGCGAGCTGTACGAACGCCTGCTGGGCGGCGGTTCCGTGGTCGAGACCCCGGCTCCGGCGCCCCGGCCGGCGCCGGCGCCCGCCCGCGTGCCGCGCTTCCCGTTGCCGGTGCTGCCGCCGCGCGCGGAGATCTTCTTCGACCGCGCGAGCGAGACTTTGCTGCTGCGCGAAGCCGTCGCCGGTCTCGCCGGCGGGCTCGGCCGTTCGGTGTGGGTCGAGGGCGAACCCGGCATCGGCAAGACGGCGCTGCTCGCCGAAACCCTGTCCATGGCCCAGGACGCGGGCGTCAAACCGCTGTTCGCCTCCGCCGACGCGCTCGACCAGCGCTTCGCCCTGCGGCCGCTGCTCGACGCACTGGGTGTGCACCCGCGCGCGTCGGATCTGCGACGCGCGGAGCTCGCCGTCGCGCTCGCCGAGAACCCCGGCGCCGACCCTGTGGAGGGCATCCTCGGGCTCGTGCGCGAGCTGTGCACGGACGAACCGCTCGCGCTCGTGGTCGACGACCTGCAGTGGGCCGACGACACGACGTTGCGCCTGTGGCGCTACCTGAGCCGCGAGACGCGGCGGCTGCCGCTACTGCTCATCGGCGCGTGCCGCCCGGTCCCCCGTCCCGCCGAGCTGGACGGCCTGCGCGCGGAGCTGGCGGCCGACGGCACGGAGCTGCTCACGCTCGGGCCGCTGCCCGAAATCGCGATCCGCGACCTCGCAGGTGATCTCGCCGGCGCCCCGCCGGGCCAGGTCCTTCGCACGCTGATCTCGTTCGCGTCGGGAAACCCGCGCTACGCCAAGGAAATCGTGGAGACACTGCTCTCCAACGCGATGATCCTGCTCGACGGCGCGCAGGCGATCGTCGACGGCAACAGCTGCCGCACGATCCCCGCGCCGCTGGGTTCGCGCATCACGCTGTACCTGAGCTTCCTCTCCAGCGGCACGCGCGATGTCCTGCGCTGGGCAGCCTTGCTGGGCAAGGAGTTCTCGCTCTCGGACATCGCGATCGCCACCGAGCGGCAGGCGACCGCGCTCGTCGGCGCCGTCGAGGAGGCGCTCGCGGCCGGCGTGCTCACCGAGTCCGACGAGCTGCTCGCCTTCCGCCACCCGCTGCTGCGCCGCGTGCTGTACGAAAAGACGCCGGCCGCGATGCGCGTCGCGTTGCACCGCCAGCTCGCCGAGGCCTTCCAGGGCGCGGGCGCGTCGCCCGAGCGCGTGGCCGAGCAGCTGGCCGCCGCGCCGGTGCAGGTCGACCCGTGGGTCACCGGCTGGCTCACCGCGCACATCGGCACCGTCGCCACCGAGGCACCGCGCATGGCCGTCGACCTGCTCAAGCACGTGGTCACCCAGGCCTCGCTGCCCGCCGACGCCCGCGAACCGCTCACGGCCACGCTCGCGCGGCTGCTGTTCTGGCTCGGCCGCGAACCGGAAGCCGAGGCTCGCTCGGTCGTCGCGCGGACCGAGGACAGCAGGCAGGCCGCGGAGATGCGCTGGATCCTCGCCTACATCTACTACCGCCGCGGCGAGTTCGCCGAAGCGTCCGAAGAGGTCCGCCGTACGCTCTCCGACCCGAACGTGCCCGAGATGTGGCGCGGCCGGCACGAGACGTTGCGCGCGACGCTCGAACGCCTGGCCGTGGACGAAACGTCCGAACCGGACTTGTCGGAACTCGGTGTGCTCGACGGCCTCGACGACGCCGCCGAACCGCTGAGCACCGCGCGCCGGCTGGCCGCGACCCGCGCCGTGCCCGGCGAGATGCACCTCGCGGGCGCCGTGCACTACTACTGGCGCGGCCGCTGGCCCGAGGCGCTGGCCGAGCTCGACACGGTGATCAAGGGCGGTGCCGAGACGGCGTCGTACGTATTGCGCAGCCCCGGTTCCGCGCTGCTGGTGCACGGCGTCGGCGCGTTGATCGCGAGCCACCGCGACGAGCCCGAAGAAGCGAGCGCGCACCTCGACGCCGCCTCGCACCAGCACTGGCCGCAGGGCCTCGAGCCCAACGGCGGCGACTACCTGCTGGCCGCCGAGGCGCAGCTGTCCGAATTGGAGGGCAACCCGGAGGCGGCGCTCGCCGCGCTGAAGCCGTTGCTGGACCAGGGTTATCCGCCTTCGGCGCGCCAGCAGTGGCTGCCGGACCTGGTGCGCCTGGCGATGCAGCTGGGCGAGACGCACTACGCGTACCAGGCGTTGCGGCTGGTCGGCGACACCGACGGCTCCGACGTCCCACCCGCGCACACCGCCGCCGCGGCCCACTGCCGCGGCCTGGTCGCGGGTGATCCCGACGCGATCCTCGGCGCGGCCGCGCACTACGAGGCCGCCGGCCGCGTGCTGAAACACGCGCGCGCCACCGAGGACGCCGCGATCCTGCTGGCGGAACACGGCCGCCTCGACGAGGCCCGCTCGGCGTTCCGTGCGGCGCTCACCAGCTACACCGCGCTCGGCGCGGCTTGGGACGTGCGCCGGGCCGAAACCCGGATGCATCCGCACGGCATCCGCCGCGCCACCCCCGTGCGCAGCCGCGCGGCGGGGGAATGA
- a CDS encoding amidase family protein, with protein MVQTAVEIARAVRAGELDPVQVTKEALARIAAADGVVGAFRRVRAAEALAEAAEVAARPDLRDLPLAGVPVAVKDVTEVAGEYAGWGSVAGPQTPFPSDGVIAARLRAAGAVIVGLTRVPELCLYPMSDDPTGVSRNPWEPAYTAGGSSGGSAAAVAAGLVPIAHGTDGLGSVRLPAAMCGLVGLKPGRGVVQEPTEGWYGMSTHGPLATTTADAALLMSVLGEQPSLAEVPVPGPQRIAFSTQVPVTRAPLPRPLGQAVTQASTLLTGFGHSLTEATPAYGFDTMLALVARWFAGPASQADAEFTFRHLQPRTRTHVRLGHLTRALVRDRSRTAWISRAEAFFASHDVLITPTLATLPPKAQRWHRRSWLANALPAVRVADFTGFWNLAGFPALSVPVGHHPTLDLATSVQLIAPPGGESLLLGLAAQLEAANPWPRSR; from the coding sequence ATGGTGCAGACTGCGGTGGAGATCGCGCGCGCGGTGCGCGCCGGTGAGCTGGATCCCGTCCAGGTGACCAAGGAAGCCCTCGCCCGCATCGCGGCGGCCGACGGCGTGGTCGGTGCGTTCCGGCGCGTGCGTGCGGCGGAGGCCCTCGCGGAGGCGGCGGAGGTCGCCGCCCGCCCGGACCTGCGTGATTTGCCGTTGGCGGGTGTTCCGGTGGCGGTGAAGGACGTCACGGAGGTCGCCGGCGAATACGCGGGCTGGGGCTCGGTCGCCGGCCCGCAGACACCATTTCCTTCCGACGGGGTGATCGCCGCCCGCCTGCGCGCGGCGGGCGCCGTGATCGTCGGCCTCACCCGCGTGCCCGAGCTCTGCCTGTACCCGATGAGCGACGACCCCACCGGCGTCTCCCGCAACCCGTGGGAACCCGCGTACACGGCCGGCGGCTCCTCGGGCGGCAGCGCGGCCGCCGTCGCCGCCGGCCTCGTCCCCATCGCCCACGGCACCGACGGGCTCGGCTCCGTGCGCCTGCCCGCCGCCATGTGCGGCCTCGTCGGCCTCAAGCCCGGCCGCGGCGTCGTCCAGGAGCCCACCGAGGGCTGGTACGGCATGTCCACGCACGGCCCGCTGGCCACCACCACCGCCGACGCGGCCTTGCTGATGTCCGTGCTGGGCGAGCAACCTTCGCTGGCCGAGGTTCCGGTGCCCGGCCCGCAACGCATCGCCTTCTCCACCCAGGTCCCCGTCACGCGCGCCCCGCTCCCGCGCCCGCTCGGCCAGGCCGTCACCCAAGCCTCGACGTTGCTGACCGGTTTTGGTCATTCGCTGACGGAAGCCACCCCGGCCTACGGCTTCGACACCATGCTCGCCCTCGTCGCCCGCTGGTTCGCCGGCCCCGCCTCCCAAGCCGACGCGGAGTTCACCTTCCGCCACCTCCAGCCCCGCACCCGCACCCACGTCCGCCTGGGCCACCTCACACGCGCCCTCGTCCGCGACCGCTCCCGCACCGCGTGGATCTCCCGCGCCGAGGCGTTCTTCGCGTCCCACGACGTCCTCATCACCCCGACGCTCGCCACGCTGCCCCCGAAAGCCCAGCGCTGGCACCGCCGCTCCTGGCTCGCGAACGCCCTGCCGGCCGTCCGCGTCGCCGACTTCACGGGCTTCTGGAACCTCGCAGGCTTCCCCGCCCTCTCCGTCCCCGTCGGCCACCACCCGACCCTCGACCTCGCCACCTCGGTCCAGCTCATCGCCCCACCCGGCGGCGAATCGCTGCTGTTGGGTCTCGCGGCTCAACTCGAGGCGGCCAACCCCTGGCCCCGCAGCCGCTGA
- a CDS encoding TetR/AcrR family transcriptional regulator, which yields MSPSRAEQAEKTRRAVLATARELFAEHGFDATSLQLIADTMGVTKANVYYYFRSKADILAALLQSSITAFDELLDAAAKVQTGQQRRELLVDGFVDQVVAHRSVSPLNRTDPGARRHESIGQALDDQARRGLRLLFGDHPTPDQTAAYWTATELGPALRGLDHLSDDDLRAILRRLCLRVLDV from the coding sequence GTGTCACCCTCCCGGGCCGAGCAAGCCGAGAAGACCAGGCGGGCCGTGCTCGCCACGGCGCGGGAGCTGTTCGCCGAGCACGGGTTCGACGCCACGTCGCTGCAGCTGATCGCCGACACCATGGGCGTCACGAAAGCCAACGTCTACTACTACTTCCGCTCGAAGGCCGACATCCTCGCGGCTCTCCTGCAGAGCAGCATCACGGCGTTCGACGAACTCCTCGATGCGGCCGCGAAGGTCCAAACCGGACAGCAGCGGCGCGAGCTGCTCGTCGACGGTTTCGTGGACCAGGTCGTGGCCCACCGGTCCGTCTCGCCGCTCAACCGCACCGACCCGGGCGCGCGGCGGCACGAGAGCATCGGTCAGGCGCTCGACGACCAGGCCCGGCGCGGCCTGCGCCTGCTCTTCGGCGACCACCCGACGCCCGACCAGACCGCCGCCTACTGGACGGCCACCGAGCTCGGCCCCGCGCTGCGAGGACTGGACCACCTCTCCGACGACGACTTGCGCGCCATCCTGCGCCGCCTCTGCCTGCGCGTCCTGGACGTCTGA
- a CDS encoding LuxR family transcriptional regulator has translation MKLVKVAVLASDPITKAGAASLLGTRAELQVLPEDSAAQADVVLVMEEHVTDRVLSRVKELGRESEQLAGPHLVIVADHFRESDLMTAIECGVVAILPRRETGGAELVSAVLAAGDGTASLPPRLQGALLGQVQRMRRDVLEPNGLTLSGLAARECDVLRLVAEGYGTEEIATKLCYSERTVKNVLYGLMTRCGLNNRAHAVAYALRAGAI, from the coding sequence GTGAAGCTCGTGAAAGTCGCTGTTCTCGCCTCGGACCCGATCACCAAGGCCGGCGCCGCGAGTCTGCTGGGTACCCGCGCCGAGCTGCAGGTCCTCCCCGAGGACTCGGCCGCGCAGGCCGACGTGGTCCTCGTGATGGAGGAGCACGTGACCGATCGCGTGCTGTCGCGGGTCAAGGAGCTGGGGCGCGAGTCCGAGCAGCTGGCCGGACCGCACCTCGTCATCGTCGCCGACCACTTCCGGGAGAGCGACCTGATGACCGCAATCGAGTGCGGCGTCGTCGCGATCCTGCCGCGCCGCGAGACCGGTGGCGCTGAACTGGTGTCCGCCGTGCTCGCCGCCGGCGACGGCACCGCCAGCCTGCCGCCGCGCCTGCAGGGCGCGCTGCTCGGCCAGGTCCAGCGCATGCGCCGCGACGTGCTCGAGCCCAACGGCCTCACCCTGTCCGGCCTCGCCGCCCGCGAGTGCGACGTGCTGCGGCTCGTCGCCGAGGGCTACGGCACGGAGGAGATCGCGACGAAGCTCTGCTACTCGGAGCGGACCGTGAAGAACGTCCTCTACGGCCTGATGACCCGTTGCGGCCTCAACAACCGCGCTCACGCCGTGGCCTACGCCCTGCGTGCCGGCGCCATCTGA
- a CDS encoding aldehyde reductase, protein MRVLVTGGTGYVAGWCLVELLRRGYDVRTTVRSAAKEAAVRRAVGSEIDPGDRLEVVVADLTSDAGWAEAVAGCTYVLHVASPLGGDGSRDPDAFIGPARDGALRVLKAATEAGVSRVVMTSSLAAAAPPIGTRSAEVFDETRWTDPDDRRLNPYRRSKAVAERAAWDFIESAGGGTSLATVLPGAILGPVLEGQALGSVQLIGALLDGRLPGVPRLGYSVTDVRDLADLHLRAMLAPEAAGERFVAVGEFLWLREAAREIRAKLGPDAAKVPMRGLPDFVLRGFALVNAGVREVAPDLGRKNVYTSAKAQKLLGWQPRPAAATVVDCARSLVAVH, encoded by the coding sequence ATGCGCGTACTGGTGACCGGCGGGACCGGCTACGTCGCCGGCTGGTGCCTCGTCGAGCTGCTGCGGCGTGGCTACGACGTGCGGACGACGGTGCGTTCGGCCGCCAAGGAAGCCGCGGTGCGCCGCGCGGTCGGCAGCGAGATCGACCCCGGTGACCGGCTGGAGGTCGTGGTCGCCGACCTGACGTCCGACGCCGGCTGGGCCGAGGCGGTGGCCGGCTGCACCTACGTGCTGCACGTCGCTTCGCCGCTGGGCGGCGACGGTTCGCGTGACCCCGACGCGTTCATCGGCCCCGCGCGCGACGGTGCGCTGCGAGTGCTGAAGGCCGCGACCGAGGCCGGGGTGTCGCGAGTCGTGATGACGTCCTCGCTGGCCGCCGCCGCGCCGCCGATCGGCACGCGCAGCGCCGAGGTGTTCGACGAGACCCGGTGGACCGACCCCGACGACCGCCGCCTCAACCCGTACCGCCGCTCCAAGGCTGTGGCCGAGCGCGCGGCGTGGGACTTCATCGAGTCCGCCGGCGGTGGCACTTCGCTGGCGACGGTGCTGCCGGGCGCGATCCTCGGCCCGGTGCTGGAAGGCCAGGCGCTCGGCTCCGTGCAGCTGATCGGCGCCCTGCTCGACGGCCGCCTCCCCGGCGTCCCGCGGCTCGGCTACAGCGTCACCGACGTCCGTGACCTCGCCGATCTCCACCTTCGAGCCATGCTCGCGCCCGAGGCCGCGGGCGAGCGGTTCGTCGCCGTCGGCGAGTTCCTGTGGCTGCGCGAGGCGGCGCGCGAGATCCGCGCGAAGCTCGGCCCCGACGCCGCCAAGGTTCCCATGCGCGGTCTGCCCGACTTCGTGCTGCGCGGTTTCGCGCTCGTCAACGCCGGCGTGCGCGAGGTGGCGCCGGACCTCGGCCGGAAGAACGTGTACACCTCGGCCAAGGCGCAGAAGCTGCTCGGCTGGCAGCCCCGGCCCGCGGCCGCGACCGTCGTCGACTGCGCGCGGAGTCTTGTCGCTGTCCACTGA
- a CDS encoding WXG100 family type VII secretion target has product MKSIPPTVVPDGMRGAAGEFARAIDSANGHLRRVNSEMAALQASWRGDASVRFGQAMNDWEQQYDLILGRLADLLVVTGGAADARPAADERATPWTGGLSGI; this is encoded by the coding sequence GTGAAATCGATTCCTCCGACGGTGGTGCCGGACGGTATGCGAGGTGCGGCGGGTGAGTTCGCCCGCGCCATAGACTCGGCCAACGGCCATTTGAGGCGGGTCAACAGCGAGATGGCGGCGCTGCAGGCGTCGTGGCGGGGCGACGCTTCGGTGCGCTTCGGCCAGGCGATGAACGACTGGGAACAGCAGTACGACCTCATCCTGGGCCGGCTCGCCGACCTGCTTGTGGTCACCGGCGGCGCGGCGGACGCGCGCCCGGCCGCCGACGAGCGGGCGACGCCGTGGACGGGTGGCCTGAGCGGGATATGA